A region from the Mesomycoplasma hyopneumoniae J genome encodes:
- a CDS encoding Mbov_0399 family ICE element protein, which yields MIKKLPFFLTAAVIPLPFLSISFQKNNDYFEINELVNPVTKSESASFTAVIRNFEVDRNANSVYFEWIKDKNYNKSKEVRKLESYWFDKQIANKIYLPGSKPEISQEKYALEYCPNLENCRNWQFYRDEKKFRNWKQETIFNLYGEYDKSIFDRISLIVAGIRKSTNIKYEFDISESLNKDIKEKFSRLEKNFGANNFRISNIVYRIGFEIMENEIKDFAINFKFNYQYQKPVLKLNTELKEYLGGLRKKFDNEVLNNNKIILPVSTNDENGNGIRNFSLNPKSEILGEIQKKTEEYSKLLFKDQKKYNSSLKFNIKSDTKIEFLLHFQHPDDKNYYDFKLKDNVNINFLTNIVENQDKFWERLTIIPGKIYEQKDYTPKIDKPIEILKAKNKERKQNFDYIYGGKWEYHDKIKLNFFADEKENEILYVNDKPIDVLDRNFNYELEDLRLDQKDKKNAINKYKVEIKKFEKSDKTQDNSKIIAVYEIEFVIKAANSIMDIKWFAWDPQNNKEQQKLIEPYLKDASGNLVYDQLGLKIKNPKFDPLIDKETGTKKEILWVSTGNNFDSLPENSNFAQLPSEVSRLKSGFNADFGFIAEGSVSGKGANITLNSAVENEKISSYRYKINPNNHEKFELLSKKDHKSEKFDITNSTNKYFSNSGIWLFSSNFEKGTSSYKIVAIGENSNSQLFSQIFPNKAIIPFWESKVGQILSQNLMLQKMSWDDIKKLSYEKILLYWRNFIENLVKKQAIKKINAKLDSSNLIKNRIISAIKKKKIIGNSQNSKFKLGKNNTILEINPEMQADLLKIMIRDIDEIAGNELKIENIIENQDGTFNFEINIINKNEKKNGLLGKNDGKFTFKNINISETDQYENKTKIDFKLDKINLLSGEKNTNNYAEIINYFYSQENGDKVDIVLEEEDNKIFANFKVKDEFKNNFFLQKPFILLRKLPETSEIIEEWQNIFEKLDISRINLAGVSNPEKAKKFILDEIEKSWTKEKYKFNADFIIINFDEIVEKVVKNIEESEQIPHKVWDLELKIKPDSNKKFYGGKTIKLVNIVGSLTNPKIHNLGQIRATQFSFSVAKNSQNLENALRDHVYNLLLPEEIDAKKYLYIQNLAQIANNFRANPNLDKATLILEPGTSQIGGKKELTVFNSDFSPNLNASNLAKGDQTKNIFQKKTTWYWIIPLFIFMILGFGFLGFWVYNKFIAKFKH from the coding sequence ATGATAAAAAAATTACCATTTTTTTTAACTGCTGCGGTAATTCCGTTGCCTTTTTTATCAATTAGCTTTCAAAAAAATAATGATTATTTTGAAATTAATGAATTAGTAAATCCAGTTACAAAATCAGAATCTGCAAGTTTTACAGCAGTAATTAGAAATTTTGAAGTTGATAGAAATGCAAATTCAGTATATTTTGAGTGAATTAAGGATAAAAACTATAACAAAAGCAAGGAAGTTCGTAAACTAGAATCATACTGATTTGATAAACAAATAGCAAATAAAATTTATTTACCCGGTTCAAAACCCGAAATTAGCCAAGAAAAATATGCACTTGAATATTGCCCTAATTTAGAAAATTGTCGTAATTGACAATTTTATAGAGATGAAAAAAAATTTAGAAACTGAAAACAGGAAACAATTTTTAATCTTTATGGTGAATATGATAAGTCAATTTTTGATCGAATTTCCCTAATAGTTGCAGGAATTAGAAAAAGTACAAATATAAAATACGAATTTGATATATCAGAAAGTTTGAATAAAGACATAAAAGAAAAATTTAGTAGACTTGAAAAAAATTTTGGAGCTAATAATTTTCGAATTTCAAACATAGTTTATCGAATTGGTTTTGAAATAATGGAAAATGAAATAAAGGATTTTGCGATAAATTTTAAATTTAACTATCAATATCAAAAACCGGTTTTAAAATTAAATACTGAACTTAAAGAATATTTAGGTGGTCTAAGAAAAAAATTTGATAATGAAGTTCTTAATAATAACAAAATTATTTTACCTGTTAGTACTAATGATGAAAATGGTAATGGAATTCGGAATTTTTCTCTAAATCCAAAATCAGAAATACTTGGAGAGATTCAAAAAAAAACCGAAGAGTATTCAAAATTATTATTCAAAGATCAAAAAAAATATAATTCATCACTGAAATTTAATATCAAAAGTGATACAAAAATCGAATTTTTACTGCATTTCCAACACCCAGACGATAAAAATTACTATGATTTTAAACTAAAAGATAATGTAAATATTAATTTTTTAACAAATATAGTTGAAAATCAAGATAAATTTTGAGAAAGGCTAACAATAATTCCCGGAAAAATTTATGAACAAAAGGATTATACACCAAAAATTGATAAACCAATTGAAATATTAAAAGCAAAAAATAAGGAAAGAAAGCAAAATTTTGACTATATTTATGGTGGAAAATGGGAATATCATGATAAAATTAAATTAAATTTTTTTGCAGATGAAAAAGAAAATGAAATATTATATGTAAATGATAAGCCAATTGATGTCCTTGATCGTAATTTCAATTATGAACTTGAAGATCTAAGACTAGACCAAAAAGATAAAAAAAACGCAATAAATAAGTACAAAGTTGAAATAAAAAAATTTGAAAAAAGTGATAAAACACAGGATAATTCCAAAATAATAGCGGTCTATGAAATTGAATTTGTAATCAAAGCGGCCAATTCAATAATGGATATTAAGTGGTTTGCATGAGATCCACAAAATAATAAAGAACAACAAAAATTAATTGAACCTTATCTAAAAGATGCATCTGGAAATCTAGTATATGATCAATTAGGCCTTAAAATAAAAAACCCTAAATTTGACCCATTAATTGATAAGGAAACTGGCACTAAGAAGGAAATTCTTTGAGTTTCAACTGGCAATAATTTTGATTCCTTGCCAGAAAATAGTAATTTTGCCCAGCTTCCAAGTGAGGTTTCACGTTTAAAATCAGGTTTTAATGCAGATTTTGGCTTTATTGCTGAAGGAAGTGTTAGTGGAAAAGGAGCGAATATAACCTTAAATTCTGCAGTTGAAAATGAAAAAATTTCATCATATAGATATAAAATTAACCCTAATAATCACGAAAAATTTGAACTTTTAAGCAAAAAAGATCATAAATCAGAAAAATTTGATATTACAAATAGTACAAATAAATACTTTTCAAATTCAGGAATTTGACTTTTTAGTTCAAATTTTGAAAAGGGAACATCTTCATATAAAATAGTTGCGATTGGCGAGAACTCAAATTCCCAACTTTTTAGTCAAATTTTTCCAAATAAAGCAATTATTCCGTTTTGGGAATCAAAAGTAGGACAAATTTTATCACAAAATTTAATGCTGCAAAAAATGTCCTGAGATGATATTAAAAAATTATCTTATGAAAAAATCCTGCTTTATTGGCGTAATTTCATTGAGAATTTAGTTAAAAAACAAGCAATTAAAAAAATTAATGCTAAATTAGACTCAAGTAATTTAATAAAAAATCGGATCATTTCAGCGATTAAAAAGAAAAAAATAATAGGAAATTCACAAAATTCAAAATTTAAACTTGGAAAAAATAATACAATTTTAGAAATTAATCCGGAAATGCAGGCTGATTTATTAAAAATAATGATCCGTGATATTGATGAAATTGCTGGTAATGAGCTAAAAATTGAAAATATTATTGAGAATCAAGATGGAACTTTTAATTTTGAAATAAATATTATAAATAAAAATGAGAAAAAAAATGGATTATTAGGTAAAAATGATGGTAAATTCACTTTTAAAAATATAAATATTAGTGAAACAGACCAGTATGAAAATAAAACAAAAATTGACTTTAAACTTGACAAAATTAATCTGTTAAGTGGCGAAAAAAATACAAATAATTATGCCGAAATTATCAATTATTTTTATTCTCAAGAAAATGGTGATAAAGTTGATATAGTTCTTGAAGAAGAAGATAATAAGATTTTTGCGAATTTTAAGGTAAAAGATGAATTTAAGAACAATTTTTTTCTGCAAAAGCCATTTATTTTACTTAGAAAATTGCCAGAAACAAGTGAAATTATTGAAGAATGGCAGAATATCTTTGAAAAACTTGATATTAGCAGAATAAATTTAGCTGGAGTTTCTAATCCTGAAAAAGCAAAAAAATTCATTCTTGATGAAATTGAAAAAAGTTGAACTAAGGAAAAATATAAATTTAATGCTGATTTTATTATCATAAATTTCGATGAAATTGTTGAAAAAGTAGTTAAAAATATAGAAGAAAGTGAGCAGATTCCGCATAAAGTTTGGGATCTAGAACTAAAAATAAAGCCAGATTCTAATAAAAAATTTTATGGCGGAAAAACAATTAAATTAGTCAATATTGTCGGAAGCTTAACAAATCCAAAAATTCATAATTTAGGTCAAATACGTGCAACGCAATTTAGTTTTTCTGTTGCAAAAAATAGTCAAAATCTCGAAAACGCATTAAGGGATCATGTCTATAATCTACTTTTACCAGAAGAAATTGATGCTAAAAAATATCTTTATATTCAAAACTTAGCTCAAATTGCTAACAATTTTCGAGCTAATCCAAACTTAGATAAGGCCACATTGATTTTGGAACCTGGCACTTCACAAATTGGTGGAAAAAAAGAGCTCACTGTTTTTAATTCAGATTTTTCACCAAATTTAAATGCTTCAAATTTAGCTAAAGGCGATCAAACAAAAAATATTTTTCAGAAAAAAACAACCTGATATTGAATAATCCCACTTTTTATTTTTATGATTCTTGGCTTTGGCTTTCTTGGTTTTTGAGTTTATAATAAATTTATCGCTAAATTTAAACATTAA